DNA from Quercus lobata isolate SW786 chromosome 1, ValleyOak3.0 Primary Assembly, whole genome shotgun sequence:
GATTACATTCGAATCTAGGAATTCTTGTTTCATATACCTGCCAGCCTAATGCAACTATCATTATCTCACCACTCTGAGGCAAGCATCCCATCACTAGAATTACAAGCTAAAGCAACCTAGCTCGGCTATATATTGATAACATTGGCACTTACACAATATTGTAACAGATCCGCTATTGCAGCTAACTGATTTAGTATTGTCGATACATTAAATCATGTTCATGACTCATATTTGacaatgtaaaattttattagCATTGAAAATTCATAGACAGGGAGAGGTTCACATTTGTTGCAttaatttgtacatttttttaacttacagagctgcaaaaaaaatttattggtgaCCATATAAAGCTTGTTCAAACAGAGGAAGTTATCTCTGCGAACTACTTATTGATACATAAAGCTTGTACATAATTCAgaaatttgcttccttttcaaAAGTAGGATTCCTCATATTTAATTGGCTTGGAGTATTCTTCCATGATTTTCTTCCTCACCAACTGCAATAGAGAAAGAAACATGAGGATGAATTATTttaccataaataaaaaataaataaaaaccatagTACATGGAATCTGGTCAGGACCTTGTTCTAATAACTAAACAGAGATATACATTTGACAAAGTCATTTCTTGCCATGTATCAAATGCATCCCATGGTTAGCACAGAGTCTACAAAGAAACTTCAATGGAATACTTTGTAAATATCATCTCATGCATATGTAGGTAGGTCCAACAAGATTTCAACATCCTCACATGACCATGATTTAGCAATATTAATTGAAGCTTGTTAATTTGTCTCCACTTACATTCATGATCAAATTTGACAatgaatgggaaaaaaattaccTTCATGAACATTGGTGGAGATCGGAATATGTGATGCTGAGTTTTTAGCCAAATGTGCATTGGTGGAAATTGGCAGGTGAGATGTTGTGCTTTTAGCTGAATTCGCAGCTGTGTGTTTGGACGATTCTTCATGCCAGAGCAAAGAAGTCACAGCCTCTCTCACCTTCTCCACCACACCTATATCACCCGGAGTTCTCCTTGACCTTGGACTCATTGCCTCAGATATCACTTGAGAAAGTGCTCTCTCATCTTCCCCAGGCTCAAGTTTATGCATCAAATACTCCTTCACTGAAACACCCTTATCCCATATTTGCTCATTAGGATTAGCGTGCGTTCCTATTTCAGGAGCAAAAGAGGAAGAATAAGTTTGTGGAACCGAAGTGCCTGAATAAGTTTGTGGAACTGTCTGGCCTGACAAGGGCTGTGGAGCAATAGCCTCCCTTGATGTGGTCTGTGAAGCTGCTGGTGTTGAAACTGTGAGGCCTTGGACTTTTGAGGCAAGCGCATAGGTTGCATCCGATACTGCAGCATAAGCTGGTGCCAACCTCTCAGTCACAGTTTCAGTTATCGTCTTGTTTGGACTAGtagtcttctctttttcttgttcaGCATTACAATTGACACTGCTTGACAAAACATGCTTTTCAGAAATCACAGGTATTTCTCTTGGATGCTGCCTGGCAGTTTCCCTATACATCTCAGGTGCCAGCTCCGATTCATACACTGAAAATGAAATGATATTATATAGCAGAATCCGCCAAGCTAGAACTTTGTTGATAAGGGGCTTTAGGAATTAGGAAACCACATTGAAGTTTTTGCCGTTTACCTCacaaaaagcaataaaacaataaagaaagaaaaaacataggAACATATCTGTTAAACAAAATGAGGGTGTAATGATTTTACTTGGGGCTCCAAGGTATtcagcatcttcttcttcttcttcttcttcttcataatCATCTAAGCTGACACCCCAAGAAGGTGTGGTGTTATCATCCTCACTATTCCTCTTCTTGTTGCTGAGAGTATTTCTCAATTTCTTGGCCTTCTCCTTCACTTTGGTGAGAACTGATTTCTTTTGAGGATGGGCATGATCTTCTTCTGGGTCATGATCCCTCCCAAATGTAGGTGATGAGGAGATTGGTGACCACTTTGAACCATCGCCTATGAAAAGCATGATCAAGACAAGGATTTTTCATTGCTCCAAGCATTAAATGTAACATTTAACAAATAAACCAAACCAGCAATGTTATATATAGTTTGAAATTCATGGAATGAATATGTACTAACAAACTCCCTACCACTTGGACCAAAGCACAAATTTATGTAGGATGCTTAAAACCAATGATGGCATGGCTGCAATGAATTACCTCGGAGAAGTTGTTCAAAAGTGGGGCTTGTAGGACTCTTAGGATTATCACCATATCTATGCATGCGGTCAAGACTCATTGTTTTTTAATTCAGAATAGAGAGGGTCCTAGTGTATTTATGCCTTTTTCAAATAACTATAAGTTATGCTGCTCCTTTATCTCTTAACATTGAGAGAAATTTAAGAGAGAGGAACGGTGATCAATTCCGGGGTTCTTGCATGGACAATGAACAAGAGCCACATTTCATCTAGTTCATATATTTGTGGGCTCCATTATTACACTTGGCAACAGAATGTAGCCATTGACTTTTGCTTGCCACTTGCAACTCATTAAGCATAGGGTCGAAATAGAAATTTTTGACCAGGATGGGAACGACCATTTTCCCTCTTCCTGAGGATTATGCCTTGTGACAGGAATTGCTTGTGAAAGACATAATTAAGGGGCATCTAAAATAGCCAACGACTCTGAGGGGACCTGAATCTCCTGATCCATTGAAGTAGGCATAGGATTCTCTTACGTTGCATGGTTAATGGTGAAAGTTGGCATAAAATCTAAAGGGTAGTATTTATTAGTCCGTACACACATCCTTACACAGTTTATTTTTAATCGTCCAAAATAAAGTGGGTAAGGACGTGTGTACAACTCTTATCCAAATCTAAATGCTTTAATCGGAAAGATAAAacttctcaaaataaaataaaattggaaagATAAAATACATCAGAAATTGTGCTCTCGTTGCATTGTTGGGTTTGAaagttctcttttctttttatattgttGCAGTGCACTGTAGAACAAAATTTCTTAGAGGAGAAAAACTAAGCCATACCTCTTTTACTTTCTAAGCATTCCATTAgtcaagtaaacaaaaaaataaaagacggaaggaataaattattataacatttttaaaaaaaattgaaggaccAAACTAAACGTTTAAAATAGAACCTACCCCATATTCAAAATTGCATTTTACCCAAAAGAATATTTCCCaacatttttttcccaaatgcAGAATAAAGGAAGAAATCGCCATCAGAGTTGGATTTGCAATACAAACTAGAACGGTGTACAAAGATCTTGACTACAATGTCTCACGAGCAATTAAACATGACTTCTTCTAAGCACATAATCCACACTAAGGGTGGTTGTTCATTCCTAGTTAGGAGTAGCCTTCGTCCACATAAGCCCAACTAGTAAAGGACTTGAGGCTTTGGTATGCCATTTACAACCTACTTTGATTTGTTCAAGAGCAATGCTCCATCGAGTATTGGCATTTTATGACTCCACAACTACATGCCTAATGGGTAAAGCCATGGTTGCTTTTTTGTCCCGCCAATTGGTCAATAAAGCACAAGATATTGCATAACATCAGCAGTATGTCCAGTATGATCAACTGAAAAAGGGTGGAGCAATTTCCTTATGAACTTGACAAGTTAGAAGAACTTAAGATTTAACTGATCACCCCGCAGTTGGAAGTTAAAACCATGACTTGATTTATCCTGAAATTGTTAAATAACCAAGCAGTCAGCTTGACCAATCATCAGCAGAAATACCattgtttttaaatgaaaatgcaGTAAAAAATGCTTCAAATCTTTAGAATCGTCCCCACAGAGAATTCACCATCAATCAAGAAAATTGGAACAAGGTGCTACACTGCTACTACTCAAACATGAAAAACCTTTTACATATATTCTTTCTGAAGCATAAGATTCAACTGATCATAATTTTCAAGCTAAACAAGTTatagttgggggggggggggggagggcgCTAAGTTTCTGCTGGAAAACCTTAGAATTGAGAAGTTTCTGGTCTAATTGCATCTACTCAGCAATTACAGCTAGAGAACTCTGCTCATCAGATAGATTTCTCTTGGGTCAGCAGAATTTGGTAATGTAGTGGCCCGTGAGCTTGCCAAATGGAGCTTCTTCAATGGTTTTAAGTGTTCAATCTGGCCTGATGCTTTTCCTAGGAGGGTTCTGGACGCTCTTTTGAGGGATGAGCCCTGTTGTATTATTGTTTAgtgttttctttcattctttctttttattcaccttttgcagagagagagagagagagagagattgtacTATGTAATGGGAGAAAAACTATCCTGAGTAGTATGGAATGTCAAATGTGTTGGAATCTTCCAACCCCATTCTCAATATGCCCAACTCAGCTGATCACCGTATGGCATTAACGGAAGTTTACTCTCTGCCTCTTCTTAACAAACGAGTTCAAGATCAACTGCCCAGGGACACCAAGGGAGTATCAAATAGTCCTTTTCTGTCACACTACAGAATCCATTTCCTATTCGTTCACTCAAATCCAACTATAACCAGGAGTTTTCCTCACTCCTGAATCACACATGAGCTTCCGTACTTTGGATGCATCATCCCAGTAACCCCCTGTCTCCAACACATTTGATAGCAACACATAAGTTGCAGGGTCATTCGGCCACAGCTCCAGTATCTTTTTTACAGAACGTAGAGCAATTTCCTTATTTCCATGAACTTGACAAGCGCTTAGAATAGCTTTGTAGACTGACAGTCCTGGCTCTATTGGCATGCTATTGATAAAGGCTTCTGCCTCATGGAGATTCCCAGCTCGACCAAAAAGATCAACAATTGTAGCATAATGCTCCATTTGGGGAGGTTCAAGAAAATCATCATTTCTCATCAAATTAAAGTATTCAAGCCCTTTGTCCTGCAAACCTGCATGACTACAAGCAGTGAGCACAGCCAGGAAGGTGGTATTATCTGGCTTGATGTGAGTTCTTCTCATCTGTTCAAACAATTGAACAGTCTCTCTACCATACCCATGATGAGCACAACCAGAAAGAAGAGCGTTCCAGGAAATCATGTCATGTCTGTCCATCGATATAAATACTCTCTTAGAATCATCAATAGCACCACATCTTGCATACATGGAAACAAGCCCGTTTTGGACATATAAATTTGCAGCATGTCCACTTTTGAAAACCAAAGCATGGACCTGCTTCCCCTCTTCAAGAGCTGAAATAATTCCAACAGCTTTTAGAATGCTTGCAAATGTGAAGAAGTCTACATCAACACCAGCCAACCTCATTTCAAAGAAGCATTTCAAGGACTCCTCACCATAACCTAAATTAGAAAACCCAGCAATGACTGCGTTCCATGAGATTTGATCCCATTTTGTGACACTCAAACAAATCTTCCGAAATTCCTCCCAGCTACCACCACATTCCGAATATGCAATCACAAGGGTAACCACTATATATGCATTAGACACTAAACCATCCTGAATTACACGGCAATGAATCTGCTTGCAATGATCCAAATAATCAGGACTAGAAAATGAACTCAGCAAACTATTATAAGTTACATAATTTGGCTTAAGATCCCAACGCAGCATATCTTTTACTAAAACCATCGCCTCATCTGGTTGTTGATTTTGCGCATAGCCAGTAACCATGGAACTCCAACTTAAGATATTTTTATCCAACATTTGATCAAATACCCGCCTTGAATCATCCACACTGCAGCACTTTGAATACATATCAACTAAACCTGTTCCCACAACAACCTTAGAGCAAAATCCTGCTTTTAAACTTAGACCGTGCACCTGAGTTCCAAGCCTTTTAGCTTCCAATTGGGAACAACCCACCAAAACAGCCGAAACACTGAATGGGGTTGGAGCTATCCCCACTCGCAACATCtccaaaaataaatcaatagcAATTCCCGGGCAACTAACATGCAAATACCCAGAAACCAAAGAATTCCAAGTGACTACATTTCTCTgaggcatttcatcaaacattTTCTGAGCGCTTGAAATTTCACCACATTTACCATACATATCTACAAGAGCACTGCATATATACACATTTGAACCGAAACCCATTTTGATAATAATTGAATGGCCTTGAATTCCAATATGAAGAAGTCCCAATTTGGCGCAAAAGGACATGAATTTGTTGAGAACGTGAGGGTTGAGTAGAGTCCCATACCCATGAACTTGAAACTGAGCCAAAAGGTCCAAATCAACTggcctcgatagcttctcgatagagCATACAAAATCGTGTTCTGGGTCAGTGTCACTGTGGAAAGTGTGGGTCATTGGAGCGCGGGAAACCACCCGATTGGCTGCTTTCCACAAGGTGCACCGTATTTGAGAAGCGGACGATCGCAAGCTCATTTCCTAACACAAAACTAGGTGAAAATGTTTGAAGTGTGGAATCTGTGGATGCCATCACCATGGTCctctcaaaaaatttgaaaattttattaatgttttatataaatataattattattttttaaattttttgataccCAAAAAATATGAGCTCCCCTGAAAATTAAAAgggattttttaaataataaaaaattattatataatttatattcaaGAGGTTGAAATTTTCCAGGAGTAAAATCTTACTATTtcataaaagaatataaagGTATACAACTATATTAttatagaaataataaaaatgctcaagtcacatttatttttataaaattgaaaaatacatttAAGACGTGTTTTGTACTCTGTAATAACTCTTGTAATAGGATagttatttctatttttgtatAATTCGATTATTTAGTTGCATCTTTATTA
Protein-coding regions in this window:
- the LOC115986474 gene encoding low-temperature-induced 65 kDa protein — protein: MSLDRMHRYGDNPKSPTSPTFEQLLRGDGSKWSPISSSPTFGRDHDPEEDHAHPQKKSVLTKVKEKAKKLRNTLSNKKRNSEDDNTTPSWGVSLDDYEEEEEEEEDAEYLGAPMYESELAPEMYRETARQHPREIPVISEKHVLSSSVNCNAEQEKEKTTSPNKTITETVTERLAPAYAAVSDATYALASKVQGLTVSTPAASQTTSREAIAPQPLSGQTVPQTYSGTSVPQTYSSSFAPEIGTHANPNEQIWDKGVSVKEYLMHKLEPGEDERALSQVISEAMSPRSRRTPGDIGVVEKVREAVTSLLWHEESSKHTAANSAKSTTSHLPISTNAHLAKNSASHIPISTNVHEVGEEENHGRILQAN
- the LOC115986475 gene encoding pentatricopeptide repeat-containing protein At1g11290, chloroplastic-like, producing MSLRSSASQIRCTLWKAANRVVSRAPMTHTFHSDTDPEHDFVCSIEKLSRPVDLDLLAQFQVHGYGTLLNPHVLNKFMSFCAKLGLLHIGIQGHSIIIKMGFGSNVYICSALVDMYGKCGEISSAQKMFDEMPQRNVVTWNSLVSGYLHVSCPGIAIDLFLEMLRVGIAPTPFSVSAVLVGCSQLEAKRLGTQVHGLSLKAGFCSKVVVGTGLVDMYSKCCSVDDSRRVFDQMLDKNILSWSSMVTGYAQNQQPDEAMVLVKDMLRWDLKPNYVTYNSLLSSFSSPDYLDHCKQIHCRVIQDGLVSNAYIVVTLVIAYSECGGSWEEFRKICLSVTKWDQISWNAVIAGFSNLGYGEESLKCFFEMRLAGVDVDFFTFASILKAVGIISALEEGKQVHALVFKSGHAANLYVQNGLVSMYARCGAIDDSKRVFISMDRHDMISWNALLSGCAHHGYGRETVQLFEQMRRTHIKPDNTTFLAVLTACSHAGLQDKGLEYFNLMRNDDFLEPPQMEHYATIVDLFGRAGNLHEAEAFINSMPIEPGLSVYKAILSACQVHGNKEIALRSVKKILELWPNDPATYVLLSNVLETGGYWDDASKVRKLMCDSGVRKTPGYSWI